From the genome of Malus domestica chromosome 04, GDT2T_hap1, one region includes:
- the LOC103434182 gene encoding uncharacterized protein At2g34160, translating into MAAAQMQRVASPPPQSVEAPKKNRIQVSNTKKPLFFYVNLAKRYIEQYNEVELSSLGMAITTVITIAEILKNNGLAIEKKVSTSTVGMKDESKGRLVQKAKIEIVLGKSEKFDAIMQMNADVLAADSAATEGITK; encoded by the exons ATGGCGGCAGCTCAAATGCAGAGAGTCGCATCTCCACCGCCGCAATCGGTTGAGGCGCCGAAGAAGAACAGAATTCAGGTCTCCAACACCAAGAAACCGCTCTTCTTCTACGTCAATCTTGCTAAG AGGTACATAgagcagtacaacgaggttgaGCTCTCTTCGCTGGGGATGG CAATCACTACGGTTATCACCATTGCTGAGATTTTGAAGAACAACGGCTTGGCTATCGAAAAGA AGGTGTCTACATCTACCGTTGGAATGAAAGACGAGAGTAAGGGTCGCCTCGTGCAGAAGGCTAAG ATCGAGATTGTGCTGGGGAAGTCTGAAAAATTCGACGCCATAATGCAAATGAATGCTGATGTACTTGCTGCGGACTCAGCTGCGACCGAGGGAATAACAAAATGA